Genomic segment of Campylobacter sp. MIT 99-7217:
AAGAACAAAATATAAAAAAATGATGAAGGGGCGCAACAGAGGTTATGCTTGCAGAGGGACAGAATTTACCTTTGGGGATTTTGCATTAAAGGCAACTGAAGCAGGGCGTATAAATTCAAGGCAAATTGAAGCAGCTCGTATAGCCCTAACTCGCTTTGTGAAAAGACAGGGTAAGACTTGGATAAGGGTCTTTCCTGATAAACCACTTACTAAAAAACCTTTACAAGTGCGTATGGGTAAGGGTAAAGCCGGTGTTGAGGAATGGGTTATGAATATAAAGCCAGGTCGCATCATCTATGAAATGGCTGGAGTAAGTGAGGAAATGGCAAGAGAAGCTTTAACTTTGGCTATGCACAAGCTTCCTTTTAAGACTAAATTTATTACAAGAGAGAGTCAAAATGAAATATACTGAGATTAAAGACAAAAATGAAGGTGAGCTTAAAAGTATGCTAAAAGAACAAAAGTTGCTTTTATTTCGTAAGAAGCAAGAGCTAAAAACTATGCAGCTTACAAATCCTAAAGAAGTTGGTCAAATTCGCAAAGATATTGCAAGGATTAATACAGCTCTTAGCACTTTAAGGATAAGCAATGGCATTTAAAAGAGAAATTCAAGGTATTGTTGTACAAAAAAGTGGAGATAAGACTATTAGCATTTTAGTCGAAAGAAAAGTTGTGCATCCAAGATATAGAAAGATAGTTAAAAGATTTAAAAAATATCTTGTTCATGATGAAAAAAATGAGGTTAAAATAGGAGATACTATCGTTGCATTAGAATGCAGACCTCTTTCAAAAAGGAAGGCTTTTCGTCTTAAAAGCATAGTTTTAAGAGGAGTTGAGTAATGATACAAAGTTTTACAAGATTAGCCGTAGCTGATAATAGTGGAGCTAAAGAGCTTATGTGTATTAAGGTTTTAGGTGGCTCAAAAAGGAGATACGCCACTCTTGGAGATGTCATAGTAGCTTCTGTTAAAAAGGCTTTACCAAATGGTAAGGTTAAAAAGGGACAGGTGGTTAAGGCTGTGATCGTTCGTACTAAAAAAGAAGTGCATAGAGATAACGGCTCTTTAATCCGCTTTGATGAAAATGCAGCTGTGATTTTGGATAATAAAAGAGAGCCTATTGGAACGCGTATCTTTGGACCTGTTGGAAGAGAAGTTAGATATGCAAATTTCATGAAAATAGTCTCACTTGCACCGGAGGTTTTATAATGAAATTTAAGGTAAAAAAGGGCGATATGGTAAAGATAATCGCAGGAGATGATAAGGGTAAAACCGGTAAAATTTTAGCTGTATATCCTAAAAAAAGACAAGTTGTTGTTGAGGGTTGCAAGATAGCTAAAAAAGCCGTTAAGCCAAGTGATAAGATTCCAAATGGTGGTTTTGTTAATAAAGAAATGCCTATGGATATTTCAAATGTAGCTAAGCTAGGAGAATAGTTTATGAATAGACTTAAAGAAAAGTATGCTCAAAGCATTAAACCTGCTTTGGTTAAAGAATTCGATATAAAAAATCCTATGCTAGTGCCAGCTCTTGAAAAAATCGTTATCAGCGTGGGAGCAGGAGAGCTTGCAAAAGATCAAAAAGTTTTACAAAATGTTGCTGATACTATCTCTTTGATCGCAGGTCAAAAGGCTGTGATCACAAAGGCTAAAAAATCGGTGGCAAGCTTCAAGGTTAGAGAGGGTTTTCCTGTAGGCGTTATGGTTACTTTGAGAAAGGAAAATATGTTTGCTTTTTTAGATAAATTGATTTCTATCGCTCTTCCAAGAGTAAAAGACTTTAGGGGTTTGAGTAGAGATGGTTTTGATGGAAGAGGGAATTATAATTTTGGGCTTGATGAGCAGTTGATGTTCCCAGAGGTAGAATATGATAAAATTTTACGCACACATGGTATGAATATTTCTATAGTTACAAGTGCGCAAAATGATAAAGAAGCCTTTAAATTGCTTGAGTTTTTAGGCTTACCATTTGCAAAAGGAAGACAAAATGGCTAAAAAGTCGATGATAGCAAAGGCAGCAAGAAAACCTAAATTTAAGGTTAGAGGCTATACTAGATGTCAAATTTGCGGTCGTCCGCATTCAGTTTATAGAGATTTTGGGATTTGTAGAGTTTGCCTTAGAAAAATGGCAAATGAAGGCTTGATACCGGGTCTTAAGAAAGCTAGTTGGTAGGAGAAAAGATGATTAACGATATTATTTCAGATTCGCTTACTCGTATAAGAAATGCAGGAATGAGAAGGCTAGAAAATACTAAGCTTTTGCACTCAAAGGTTGTTGAAGCTCTTGTAAAAATCTTTCAAGACAAAGGCTATATAGAAAGCTTTGATGTTATGGAAGAAAATAAAAAGAAATTTATCAATGTTGTTTTAAAATACGATGAAAGAGGACTTAGTGCTATTAGTGAGCTTAAACGCATTTCTAAGCCGGGTCGTCGTGTTTATAAAGGAAAAGATGAGATAAAGAGCTTTAAAAATGGATATGGAACCATAGTAGTAAGCACAAGTAAGGGCGTTTTGCCAAATGATGAAGCTTATAAAATGGGAGTTGGCGGCGAAATTTTATGCACCATTTGGTGAAAATTTCTAAATTTTTACGGCATTTGACTTAGGTCTTAGACAAGTAAAAGGAAAAAAATATGTCTCGTATAGGAAAACAACCCATAGCTATTCCAAATGGCGTGGAGGTAAAACTTGAGGGTAATATCCTTAAGTTTAAAAAAGGAAATTTAAGCAAAGAGCTTGATACAAAAGCAAATGTAAAGGTTGAGCTTAAAGATAATCAAATCATTTTTGCCCCAAAAGCAGATGATAGACAAAGTAGAGCTTACTGGGGAACTTATAGAGCCTTGGCAAATAATGTAGTCATAGGCTTAACTGAAGGTTTTTCTAAAACTTTAGAAATCAATGGTGTAGGTTATAAAGCCGCGATGAAAGGCAAAGTTTTAGAGCTTTCTTTAGGTTTTTCTCACCCTATTAACTTTGAAATTCCTGAGGGTATTGAAATCAGCGTTGATAAAAACAATGTCATCATCAAAGGAAGTGATAAACAAGTTGTAGGTCAAGTTGCTGCTCAAATTAGAGAATTCAGACCACCAGAGCCTTATAAGGGCAAGGGTGTTAAATACTCTGATGAACGCATTATCCGCAAAGCCGGTAAAACATCTAAGAAGTAAGGATAGGCAATGAGAGCAAATGTATTAAAAAGAAAACTAAATCTTAGAATCAAAAGAAAAAAAAGAATCAGAGCAAAAATTTCAGGCACTCAGGCTTTGCCAAGAATTTCTGTATTTAAATCAACAAGAACCCTTTATATACAAGCCATAGACGATGTTAAGGCTGTTACTTTGGCAAGTATTGACGGCAAAAAGCTTGGAGTAAAAGCAAACAAAGAGGGAGCTAAAAAAATCGCTACTGAATTTGCTTCAATACTCAAATCCCAAAAAATCGAAGAGGGCGTTTTTGATAGAAATGGCTATTTGTATCACGGCGTTATCGCTGAACTTGCAAATGCCCTAAGAGAAAACGGCATAAAGCTATAAAGGAAGATAAATGCTAAAATACAACAAAGAAGAATTTGAAGAAGTTATCGTTGATATAGGTAGGGTTACTAAGGTTGTTAAGGGTGGTCGTCGCTTTCGTTTTACAGCCCTTGTGGTTATAGGAAACAAAAAAGGTCTTGTTGGCGTAGGCTATGGAAAGGCAAAGGAAGTTCCAGATGCTATCCGTAAGGCTGTTGAAGATGGCTTTAAAAATCTCGTTGAGGTCAAAACCAAAGGTTCAACCATAGCTCACGATGTTGAAGTTAAATACAATGCAAGCCGTATTTTATTAAAGCCAGCAAGCGAGGGAACAGGCGTTATCGCAGGCGGTTCAGCTCGTCCTATCATGGAACTTGCAGGTATAAAAGATATCTTAACTAAGTCCCTAGGCTCAAATAATTCAGCCAATGTTGTGCGTGCCACGATCAAGGCTCTTTCTATGTTAAAAGGATAAAAGATGAATTTACAAAAAGCAGCAGGTTCAACTCATAGAACTAAAAGAATAGGTCGCGGACAAGGAAGCGGTATGGGAAAGACCTCTACAAAGGGAGGCAAAGGACAAACCGCAAGAAAGGGTTATAATGAAAAAAGAGGCTTTGAGGGCGGACAACAACCTCTTCAAAGACGCTTGCCAAAAGTGGGCTTTACAAGTAAATTTAAAAAGCCTTATGTGATCAATGTTGAAAAGATCACAGCGATTAAGGATTTAAGTGAAATCACTTTTGAAAGCATTAAATCCGTGCATAAATTTGCAAAATCTGTTGAAAAAATCAAACTTATCGGCGTTTCAGCAAGAAATCTTGCAAGCAAAATCAAAGATGAAAAGATCAGCGTAAGCGGAAGTAAAGAATGAACAAAAGTTTAACAAATAAAATCCTCATCACTTTAGCCTTGCTTTTTGCTTATAGGATTTTAGCTTATGTGCCGGTTCCGGGCGTAAATTCAGCCGTTATCGCAGAGTTTTTTGCAAGAAATGAAAACAATGCCCTAGGACTTTTTAACATGTTTAGCGGAGGAGCAGCTGAACGCTTTTCTATCATATCGCTAGGTATTATGCCTTATATCACGGCTTCTATCATCATGGAGCTTTTGGCTGCAACTTTTCCAAATATAGGCAAGATGAAAAAAGAACGCGATGGTATGCAAAAATATATGCAAATCATACGCTATGCTACTATAGCCATAACCCTAGTTCAAAGTATAGGTGTTTCTATCGGTCTTCAGGGTCTAAAAGGCTCAGCTGGACAAAATGCCATTATGATTGATGATCTTAATGTTTTCATCGCTTTATCAGCTCTTTCTATGCTAGCTGGCACTATGCTTTTGATGTGGCTTGGAGAGCAGATCACTCAAAAGGGCGTGGGCAATGGTATTTCTTTGATTATCTTTGCAGGTATCGTTTCATCTATACCATCAGCCATAGGCGGAACTGTTGATCTTATCAACTCAGGTGAAATGAATTTCCTTGTTGCTGTGGCGATTTTAGTGATCATAGTAGCAACTATACTTGCGATTATCTTTGTTGAGCTTGGGGAAAGACGCATTCCTATTTCTTACTCACGCAAGGTAGTTATGCAAAATCAAAACAAACGCATTATGAACTACATTCCTATCAAGGTAAATTTAAGTGGGGTTATCCCACCTATCTTTGCAAGTGCGATTTTGATGTTTCCAAGCACCCTTTTGCAAGCAAGCACAAATGAATATGTCTTGATGATCAACGATGTTTTAAATCCAAACGGAACATTTTTTCATGTTTTGACTTTCTTGTTTGTGATTTTCTTTGCTTATTTTTATGCTTCTATAGTCTTTAATGCTAAGGACATTTCAGAAAATTTAAAAAAGCAAGGCGGTTTTATACCGGGAATCCGTCCGGGCGAGGGAACAGCAGCTTATCTTAACGAAGTTGCTTCTCGCCTTACACTATCAGGTTCTATTTATCTTGGACTTGTAACCACCCTTCCTTGGCTTTTGGTTAAGCTTATGGGCGTTCCTTTTTACTTTGGAGGAACTTCCGTTCTTATCGTGGTTCAAGTTGCTCTTGATACGATGAGAAAGATAGAAGCTCAAATTTATATGAACAAATACCAAACCCTAAACGCCGTTGGTCTATAAATATGCTAGCAAGTTTAACGACTTGCTAGATCTTAAACTACAAAAGCTCAAAATGCCGTTTTAAATTCCTTTTTAAATAAAAAATTACCATTTCCTCTTAAAAAACAATATTTTTGATTTAAGGTGGCTTTTTTGTTGATTATAAGGGATATTGACAGAATAAAAGATTTATAATTTTAAAGCAAATATATAAAATATACTTGCTTTAATAATATGAACTTAGAAATTGACATGCCCTCCAAGCTGGAAGTTAAAATACCTCGGTATACTTGTTCCTTCTATGCTTTCTCCTTGTGTTCCCACTGAGGCACTAAGATCTAGGTATCCAAAACCCAAACCAAAGGAGATTATAGAACCTGTATCTTGTTCTAAATCACCAGAAAAACCAAATCTAGCACTAAAAATATCGCCCATTGCTTCTACGCCTACACCAAGCTTTCTGCTGTATTGCTTAGGCATATTTTTCATACTTGGGCGTAAAATAGCATTCTTAGTAAGGTCAAGATCAACTCCAGCTACAAATTTTTCGCTAAACATATAGCTTGCACCTGCTCTTGCCTGTCTTTGCATGGTAAGCTTACCATTGCCAAAGTCAAATTTAGGAGAATTGATATTTTTCAGCACTAAACCAAAGGTCCAATTTTCATATTTTTTAGGGACAAAGCTAAGCCCAGCATCAAGACTAAATTTAGATTTTTGCTTCGCTCCACTACCTGTAATTAGATCTTGCAAATCATCTGTGATCCCACTTGATCCATCTGTGCTTTTAAATTGTCTCACTGTTTGAAGATTGCTTAGCTTCATAAATTTAACATTGATACCAAAGTTAAAATCCCCATAATCCATATCTACAGGAGTAGAATAAGACAAAGGAAGCTCTTGTATATCAACACGCCTTAAACCAAGCTGAGCATTTATATCATCGATATTTAAAGTTGCACCTTCGATAAGTATAGGAGGTATATAAGCATCAAGAGCTCCACTTAAATTCACGCTGTGTAAATACCCTATAGCAACTGTGCCATTTTCAAGTAAATTTGGAATTTCAAAGCTTAAAGCTCCTTGAACCTTTGCTCTTAACACATGATCTTTTAAAAGATCATTGATCTCATCTCTTGTTCTAATGTTAATTTTTCCAAGATCATAGCGGTCTTTATCTGTAGCTTTTAAGATATTTTTATGTTGAGCTTCTATATTTATCCCATAGGATATTTCGCGTTTTTGTTTAAAGCCATTAAGAGCAGGATTATAAAAAATAGCATAGGGATTGCTTCTTATAGCAACGCCAACCCCTCCCATACCCGAAGCTTTGTGTCCTACCTCGTTAAATTCAAGAGCAGATACCAAGCTTAAACTTGAAAGAAAGCCCAGCGTAGAAAGCTTGATTTTTGACATTTTTCCTCCTTAAAATAAAATTAAAAGTTTATTATACAAAAAAAAAAAAAATAAACAAGGAAATTTATCCCGTAAAATTTCTCAATTTTGAGCATTTTTGAAAGATTTAGAGTGGATATAGTAGGAGATATTTATACTAAACTATGTATAAAAATTTTTGATAGGATAAATTAAAACATGGAAGATACAAGCAAGTTAAATTTGCTTGTATGAGTTAAAATGTAAAGCCTCCGCCAAGTTGAAGACTAAAGTGTCTAGGGTATTTTGTATTTTCAATTTCTTGTGTTTTGGTTGCTACTGAGGCACTAAGATCTAAAAAACCAAAGCCTAAGCCAAGAGAGAGTATAGCCCCACTATCTTGCTTCAAATCATCAGCTATACCAGCCCTAGCACTAAAATAAGTTCCACTTGCTTCTACCCCAAAGCCTAATTTTTGGCTATATTGTTTTGGTATATTTTTGATATTTGGTAAAAGTAGAGCGTTTTTTGTTAGATCAAGATCAGTGCCTATGCTAAAGTGTTCAGAAAAGGTGTAGCTTAAACCCATTCTTGCTTGAGGGTGTAGGGTAAGTTTTCCATTCGAAAATTTAAATTTTGGATTATTGAGGTTTTTTCCAACTATGCCCAAAGTGAAATTTTCAAAATTTTTAGGAGAAAAAGTAAAGCCTGCGTCTATGCCAAAATTATAATCATCTTTGGCACTACTTCCCTTAGCTAAATTTTTCAAATCATCTTGGATATCGCTTGAAGAATCGCTTGATCTTATGCTTCTTCGCACTTGATCGTTTGAAAGTTTGAGAAATTTCACGCTTGCACCGAAATTAAAATTTCCAAGTGTATTTTGTATAGGAAAGGCGTAAGCTAAAGGAAGTTCCTGCATATCTACGCGTCTTATACCAAAACTTGCATCGGCATTATCGATATCAGTGATACTTTCAGGTATATATCCATAAAAAGCACCTGCGAGGTTGATACTTTGAGCATAGCCTATGGAAGCTGTACCAAAGCCAAATATATCAGGAATTTGAAAACTTGCCGCACCTTGAGCCTTCGCTCTTATCATGTTATCACTTAAAAGGGCATTGATATCGTTTCTAGTATTCATAGTAATGTTAGCAAGATCGTAATCCAAGGCTTTTAAAAGATTTTTTTCGCTAGCCTCAAAGCTTAAGCCATAACCCACTCTATATAAAGGTTCGCTAGCAGACAAAGCAGGATTGTAAAAAACAGCGTAGGGATTGTTTCTTATAGCAACGCCAATCCCTCCCATACCTAAAGCTTTATGCCCTACTTCGTTAAATTCTAAGGCTTGGATAGAGCTTAGACTTAGGAGGCTAATTAAAGCAAATTTGATATTATTTTTTGTCATTTCAAGACCTTTGAAATTATAAAAATTTCTAAATATTATATCTTAAATTTTTAAATTGCATTAAAAAACAAACAAAAGTTTAGC
This window contains:
- the traF gene encoding conjugal transfer protein TraF, which encodes MTKNNIKFALISLLSLSSIQALEFNEVGHKALGMGGIGVAIRNNPYAVFYNPALSASEPLYRVGYGLSFEASEKNLLKALDYDLANITMNTRNDINALLSDNMIRAKAQGAASFQIPDIFGFGTASIGYAQSINLAGAFYGYIPESITDIDNADASFGIRRVDMQELPLAYAFPIQNTLGNFNFGASVKFLKLSNDQVRRSIRSSDSSSDIQDDLKNLAKGSSAKDDYNFGIDAGFTFSPKNFENFTLGIVGKNLNNPKFKFSNGKLTLHPQARMGLSYTFSEHFSIGTDLDLTKNALLLPNIKNIPKQYSQKLGFGVEASGTYFSARAGIADDLKQDSGAILSLGLGFGFLDLSASVATKTQEIENTKYPRHFSLQLGGGFTF
- the rplE gene encoding 50S ribosomal protein L5, whose product is MNRLKEKYAQSIKPALVKEFDIKNPMLVPALEKIVISVGAGELAKDQKVLQNVADTISLIAGQKAVITKAKKSVASFKVREGFPVGVMVTLRKENMFAFLDKLISIALPRVKDFRGLSRDGFDGRGNYNFGLDEQLMFPEVEYDKILRTHGMNISIVTSAQNDKEAFKLLEFLGLPFAKGRQNG
- the rpsH gene encoding 30S ribosomal protein S8; protein product: MINDIISDSLTRIRNAGMRRLENTKLLHSKVVEALVKIFQDKGYIESFDVMEENKKKFINVVLKYDERGLSAISELKRISKPGRRVYKGKDEIKSFKNGYGTIVVSTSKGVLPNDEAYKMGVGGEILCTIW
- the rplR gene encoding 50S ribosomal protein L18, with the protein product MRANVLKRKLNLRIKRKKRIRAKISGTQALPRISVFKSTRTLYIQAIDDVKAVTLASIDGKKLGVKANKEGAKKIATEFASILKSQKIEEGVFDRNGYLYHGVIAELANALRENGIKL
- the traF gene encoding conjugal transfer protein TraF, whose product is MSKIKLSTLGFLSSLSLVSALEFNEVGHKASGMGGVGVAIRSNPYAIFYNPALNGFKQKREISYGINIEAQHKNILKATDKDRYDLGKINIRTRDEINDLLKDHVLRAKVQGALSFEIPNLLENGTVAIGYLHSVNLSGALDAYIPPILIEGATLNIDDINAQLGLRRVDIQELPLSYSTPVDMDYGDFNFGINVKFMKLSNLQTVRQFKSTDGSSGITDDLQDLITGSGAKQKSKFSLDAGLSFVPKKYENWTFGLVLKNINSPKFDFGNGKLTMQRQARAGASYMFSEKFVAGVDLDLTKNAILRPSMKNMPKQYSRKLGVGVEAMGDIFSARFGFSGDLEQDTGSIISFGLGFGYLDLSASVGTQGESIEGTSIPRYFNFQLGGHVNF
- the rpmC gene encoding 50S ribosomal protein L29, coding for MKYTEIKDKNEGELKSMLKEQKLLLFRKKQELKTMQLTNPKEVGQIRKDIARINTALSTLRISNGI
- the rplN gene encoding 50S ribosomal protein L14, encoding MIQSFTRLAVADNSGAKELMCIKVLGGSKRRYATLGDVIVASVKKALPNGKVKKGQVVKAVIVRTKKEVHRDNGSLIRFDENAAVILDNKREPIGTRIFGPVGREVRYANFMKIVSLAPEVL
- the rpsE gene encoding 30S ribosomal protein S5, which encodes MLKYNKEEFEEVIVDIGRVTKVVKGGRRFRFTALVVIGNKKGLVGVGYGKAKEVPDAIRKAVEDGFKNLVEVKTKGSTIAHDVEVKYNASRILLKPASEGTGVIAGGSARPIMELAGIKDILTKSLGSNNSANVVRATIKALSMLKG
- the rpsQ gene encoding 30S ribosomal protein S17, whose translation is MAFKREIQGIVVQKSGDKTISILVERKVVHPRYRKIVKRFKKYLVHDEKNEVKIGDTIVALECRPLSKRKAFRLKSIVLRGVE
- the rplF gene encoding 50S ribosomal protein L6; translated protein: MSRIGKQPIAIPNGVEVKLEGNILKFKKGNLSKELDTKANVKVELKDNQIIFAPKADDRQSRAYWGTYRALANNVVIGLTEGFSKTLEINGVGYKAAMKGKVLELSLGFSHPINFEIPEGIEISVDKNNVIIKGSDKQVVGQVAAQIREFRPPEPYKGKGVKYSDERIIRKAGKTSKK
- the rplP gene encoding 50S ribosomal protein L16, with the protein product MLLPKRTKYKKMMKGRNRGYACRGTEFTFGDFALKATEAGRINSRQIEAARIALTRFVKRQGKTWIRVFPDKPLTKKPLQVRMGKGKAGVEEWVMNIKPGRIIYEMAGVSEEMAREALTLAMHKLPFKTKFITRESQNEIY
- the rplO gene encoding 50S ribosomal protein L15, giving the protein MNLQKAAGSTHRTKRIGRGQGSGMGKTSTKGGKGQTARKGYNEKRGFEGGQQPLQRRLPKVGFTSKFKKPYVINVEKITAIKDLSEITFESIKSVHKFAKSVEKIKLIGVSARNLASKIKDEKISVSGSKE
- the rplX gene encoding 50S ribosomal protein L24 — its product is MKFKVKKGDMVKIIAGDDKGKTGKILAVYPKKRQVVVEGCKIAKKAVKPSDKIPNGGFVNKEMPMDISNVAKLGE
- the secY gene encoding preprotein translocase subunit SecY; translated protein: MNKSLTNKILITLALLFAYRILAYVPVPGVNSAVIAEFFARNENNALGLFNMFSGGAAERFSIISLGIMPYITASIIMELLAATFPNIGKMKKERDGMQKYMQIIRYATIAITLVQSIGVSIGLQGLKGSAGQNAIMIDDLNVFIALSALSMLAGTMLLMWLGEQITQKGVGNGISLIIFAGIVSSIPSAIGGTVDLINSGEMNFLVAVAILVIIVATILAIIFVELGERRIPISYSRKVVMQNQNKRIMNYIPIKVNLSGVIPPIFASAILMFPSTLLQASTNEYVLMINDVLNPNGTFFHVLTFLFVIFFAYFYASIVFNAKDISENLKKQGGFIPGIRPGEGTAAYLNEVASRLTLSGSIYLGLVTTLPWLLVKLMGVPFYFGGTSVLIVVQVALDTMRKIEAQIYMNKYQTLNAVGL
- a CDS encoding type Z 30S ribosomal protein S14, with the translated sequence MAKKSMIAKAARKPKFKVRGYTRCQICGRPHSVYRDFGICRVCLRKMANEGLIPGLKKASW